Genomic segment of Avibacterium volantium:
ATGAAAACCACGCTCGCATCACTTTGGCAGGATTGCCTTTCACAACTGCAAGATCAAGTTTCACCAACGGATTTCAGCACTTGGTTACGCCCATTGCAAGCTGATATTGTGGGTGAAAACAATATGGTGTTATATGCCTCCAACGTTTTTGTTAAAAACTGGGTGGAAACCCATTATCTTGAATTAATCAGCCGTTTAGCCCAACAATTTTCTGGCAATGCGGATTTTAGTGTGAAAGTGCAAGAAGGTTCAAAACCTGCGATGCGTAAAACCACACCGCCACCTGCTGCCGTTCAACATAATGCACCGGCGCAGCCAAGCGAGCAAAAAACCAGCTATCGTTCTAACTTAAATACCAAGCACATTTTTGAAAACTTTGTGGAAGGGAAATCCAACCAACTGGCCCGAGCCGTGGCGCAAAAAGTGGCGATTAACCCTGGGGAGCAAAGCGCCAATCCGCTATTTCTTTACGGTGGCACAGGGCTTGGTAAAACCCACTTGTTACACGCTGTGGGCAATGGGATTTTAACTACCAAGCCTGAAGCACGCGTGATCTATATTCACGCCGAACGCTTTATGCAAGAGTATGTCCGTGCCTTGCAAGAAGACAAAATGGAAAACTTCAAAAAATTCTACCGCACTTTAGATGCCTTGCTGATTGATGATATTCAATTCTTCGCCGGCAAAGATGGCACGCAAGAAGAATTTTTCCATATTTTCAATTCCTTATTTGAAAGCAGTCGGCAAATTATCTTAACCTCAGACCGCTATCCAAAAGAGATTGAAAAGATCGAAGATCGTTTAAAATCCCGCTTTGGCTGGGGATTGAGTGTTGCCATTGAGCCGCCAGAGCTTGAAACTCGTGTCGCCATTTTATTGAAGAAAGCGGAAGAAAAAAATATGCGCTTACCAGAAGAAGTGGCGCTGTTTATCGGTGAGAAATTACGCACCAACGTGCGTGAGTTAGAAGGCGCGCTCAACCGTGTACACGCTAATGCAGAATTTACCGGCAAGCCGATTACTATTGACTTTGTACGCGAAACCCTCAAAGATATGCTGGCGTTGCAAGAAAAATTAGTAACGGTGGAAAATATTCAAAAAGTGGTGGCAGAATATTACCGCATCAAAGTAGCGGATCTTAAATCAAAAAGCCGCGCCCGATCAGTGGCTCGCCCACGCCAAATTGCAATGGCACTGTCGCGTGAACTCACCAACCGTAGTTTCCCTGAAATTGGCAGCAGCTTTGGTGATCGCGATCATACAACCGTGTTGCACGCTTGTCGTAGTGTGGATAAACTCAAACAACAAGACCCAAGCATTCAAGAAGATTGGTCTAATTTAATCCGAACCTTATCAGTTTAAGGACGCAACTATGCAATTTACTGTATCAAGAGAAAATCTGTTAAAACCCTTACAACAAGTGTGTGGCGTGTTGAGCAGTCGCCCTAATATCCCTGTGTTAAACAATGTGTTACTACACATTGAAGGACAATCTTTAACCATTACAGGAACTGATTTAGAAGTAGAACTTTCCACTCAAGCACAACTAAACAGCGCAGAGCAAAATGGTAATTTCACAATCCCTGCCAAAAAATTTCTTGATATTTGTCGCAGTTTTCCTGATGGTTCAGACATTACCGTAAATTTTGAAGAAGATCGTGCTTTGGTGCTTTGTGGACGCAGTAAATTTAACCTTGCCACCTTGCCTGCGGACGAATATCCAAACTTGGCGGATTGGCAAGCAGAAGTGGATTTTACTACCACACAAGCCACCTTACGCCGCTTAATTGATGCCACGCAATTTTCTATGGCAAATCAAGATGCACGTTATTTCTTAAATGGAATGAAATTTGAAACAGAAGGCAATTTGCTCCGTACTGTAGCAACGGACGGACATCGCCTTGCCGTTTGCACCATTCCGTTAGAGCAAGATCTACAACTTCATTCTGTCATTGTGCCACGCAAAGGTGTTTTAGAACTTGCCCGCTTATTAGAAAGCAATGATCAACCCGCTCGCGTGCAGATCGGCACAAATAATTTACGTATTGATTTAGGACACATTATTTTCACCTCGAAACTCATTGATGGACGCTTCCCTGATTATCGCCGAGTGTTGCCACGCAACGCCCAACGTATTATGACAGGTGAATGGGAAAGCCTAAAACAAGCCTTTGCCCGTGCGGCTATTTTGTCCAACGACAAAGTTCGCACCGTGCGTTTACAGCTTGCTGAAAACCAGCTCACGATCACCGCCACCAATACTGAGCAAGAGCAAGCGGAAGAAATCATTGACATCAATTACAGTGGTGAAGAAATGGAAGTCGGCTTTAACGTGAGCTATTTGCTCGATGTCCTCAATGCACTCAAATGTAAGCAAGTGCGTATGCGTTTAACAGACGCCTCATCAAGCTGTTTAATTGAAGATGTGGACGATAACAGCGCAGAATATGTGATTATGCCAATG
This window contains:
- the dnaN gene encoding DNA polymerase III subunit beta, with protein sequence MQFTVSRENLLKPLQQVCGVLSSRPNIPVLNNVLLHIEGQSLTITGTDLEVELSTQAQLNSAEQNGNFTIPAKKFLDICRSFPDGSDITVNFEEDRALVLCGRSKFNLATLPADEYPNLADWQAEVDFTTTQATLRRLIDATQFSMANQDARYFLNGMKFETEGNLLRTVATDGHRLAVCTIPLEQDLQLHSVIVPRKGVLELARLLESNDQPARVQIGTNNLRIDLGHIIFTSKLIDGRFPDYRRVLPRNAQRIMTGEWESLKQAFARAAILSNDKVRTVRLQLAENQLTITATNTEQEQAEEIIDINYSGEEMEVGFNVSYLLDVLNALKCKQVRMRLTDASSSCLIEDVDDNSAEYVIMPMRL
- the dnaA gene encoding chromosomal replication initiator protein DnaA; translated protein: MKTTLASLWQDCLSQLQDQVSPTDFSTWLRPLQADIVGENNMVLYASNVFVKNWVETHYLELISRLAQQFSGNADFSVKVQEGSKPAMRKTTPPPAAVQHNAPAQPSEQKTSYRSNLNTKHIFENFVEGKSNQLARAVAQKVAINPGEQSANPLFLYGGTGLGKTHLLHAVGNGILTTKPEARVIYIHAERFMQEYVRALQEDKMENFKKFYRTLDALLIDDIQFFAGKDGTQEEFFHIFNSLFESSRQIILTSDRYPKEIEKIEDRLKSRFGWGLSVAIEPPELETRVAILLKKAEEKNMRLPEEVALFIGEKLRTNVRELEGALNRVHANAEFTGKPITIDFVRETLKDMLALQEKLVTVENIQKVVAEYYRIKVADLKSKSRARSVARPRQIAMALSRELTNRSFPEIGSSFGDRDHTTVLHACRSVDKLKQQDPSIQEDWSNLIRTLSV